A DNA window from Brassica napus cultivar Da-Ae chromosome C1, Da-Ae, whole genome shotgun sequence contains the following coding sequences:
- the LOC125580094 gene encoding uncharacterized protein LOC125580094, producing the protein MKQTIASTSSNHSEILAIHEASRECVWLRSMTNHIRVDCGMTEGKDAPTVMYEDNAACIAQLKDGYIKGDRTKHILPKFFFTHELQKAGEVQVVQVRSSENSVDLFTKSLPTCTFRKLMHQIGMR; encoded by the coding sequence atgaagcagacgatcgCGTCTACATCATCTAACCACTCAGAGATATTGGCAATACATGAGGCTAGCCGCGAGTGTGTGTGGTTACGGTCCATGACCAACCATATACGAGTTGATTGTGGGATGACCGAAGGCAAGGACGCAccaaccgtgatgtatgaggacaatgcagcttgCATTGCTCAGCTTAAGGATGGCTACATCAAAGGAGACCGGACGAAGCACATactgcctaagttcttcttcacgcacgagcttcagaaagccGGCGAGGTCCAAGTCGTCCAAGTGCGTTCCAGTGAGAACTCAGTCGACCTGTTCACCAAATCacttcctacctgcacgttcagAAAACTCatgcatcagattgggatgcgttaA